Genomic window (Deltaproteobacteria bacterium):
TCGCGCCGGGCGCGGCGATCAGCTCGCGCACGGTCGTGTTCGGCATCACCGTTACCCCACCGCGCTCGAGCACGTAGCGGCGCGTGACCCACTCGAAGGTTGTGCGGCGACAGCCGAGTGCGACCAGGTCCTCATCGCCAGGCTCGGGCTGCAATCCGCGCAGCGTTGGCGGTGGGTTGTCCATCATGCGCAGCTCGCGCGCGCCGGCCGCGAGCAACGCAGCGAGCAAATCCGGATAGTGTTGGCGCAACAACGTGCGCAGTCGTCCGAGGAACGCGTGCGAGTGACGCACCTGCGTAGCGCCCTTGCGTTCCCATGCGGCAAAGGCGTCGCTGGCCGTCGCCACCTCCGGCTGCGGGTCACGTTCGAGCAAGCTGACGCGGGCACCGCGCGCACTCAGCATCAGCGCCGTCGCCAGTCCGGTAATGCCGCTGCCAACCACGATCGCGTGGCGACCGGTGAGCGTGTGACTTCCTAGTTCTCGTGTTTCACTCATGCGTTCAGGCCAACCCCTCGCATGTAATTCACAGCCACGCGGCGGAGTAAAGCAGGTTCCGCGGCAATTGGTGTCTCAGTTTGAGATTGGCACTGCGGCCTACTTGCTAGTGTCGTGTCTCGCAATAGGCGATCTTTTCTGAGGCGTAGGGGCGATGCATGCATCGCCCTCCGTGTTTCTTCGTCGTGGTGGACACGTCGATTCGCGGGCGACGCATGCGTCGCCCCTACAGGGAACCGGGAGTGCTTCGTCACTCGTTCCTCGCGATGACAACTTCCGTTGCGCTCAAACTAAGATACTACCCCCCAGCAATCTCGCTTTCCCGGCGGCCATTGCCGCGCTATGGATGGCCGGCATGAACGCGACTGTCTTGGCGATCGACGCGGGGACCACCGGGGTGCGCGCCCTGCTCTTCAACGATCAGAGTGAGCTGCTTGGCTCGGCCTATCGCGAAGTGCTGCCAAGCTATCCGCAACCCGGACTCGTCGAGCACGATCCTGAGCAAATTTGGCGAGCGGTGGAAACCGTGGTCGCCGACGCGCTCAACCGGGCCGGCAGCGCCGCGGTCGCCGCGTTGGCCGCCGTCGGCGTGGCCAACCAGCGTGCAACCACGGTGGTGTGGGAACGCGGCAGCGGCCGGCCGGTGAGCCCGGCGATCGTGTGGCAGGACGGACGCACGGCAGCGCGCGTCAACGAACTCCTCGACCACGGCATCTACACCAACACCATGGCCTCGGCGACCAAGCTCGAATGGATTCTCCAGCACACCCCAGACGGTTTCACCTGGGCCGATGACGGCGAGTTATGTTTCGGCACCATTGATACATGGCTGGTGTGGAAGCTGAGCGGCGGGCGCGCGCACGTCACCGATCACTCCAACGCGTCGTGCACCGGCCTCTACGACTTTGCGCTGGGCGGCTGGGATGCGAGCGTGCTCTCCGCGTTGCAGATCCCTGCGCGCATGTTGCCGCGCATCGGCTATTCCAGTGAAGAGTTCGCACGCACGAAAGGGACGCTGCTTCCGGCCGCGGTCGCGATCGCCGGCATCGCCGGCGACCAGCAGGCGGCGATGTTCGGCGAGCTGAACACCGAGCCGGGCAGCGTGAAGATCACCTACGGCACGTCGGCCATGGCCGACATTCACGTCGGCGATTTCCCCGTGCTGTCGCAACGCGGCGCCTATCCGCTCGTGCTCGCCAGCCGCGCGGCGGGCCAACGTCCGTACTGCCTCGAAGGCACGGCCATCACCGCGGGGGCCGCTGTGCAATGGTTGCGCGACGGGCTCGGCATCATCGCCGACTTGGCCGACAGCGGCCCATTGGCGGCGAGCGTGCCCGACTGCGCCGGCGTGTGGGCCGTGCCGGCGTTCCAAGGACTCGGGACACCGTACATGGATCCGAACGCCCGCGCGGTTATCGGCGGACTCTCGCGCGGCAGCACGCGCGCCCACATCGTCCGCGCGGTGCTCGAAGGCATTGCCTTTCGCAGCCGCGAGGTATTGGAGACCCTGCTCGAAGACGCCGCTACGCCGATGCCCGACGTACTACGCGTCGACGGCGGCGCGGCCGCGAATGATTTCTTGCTGCAGGCGCTGGCCAACACCCTCGGTATTGCGGTCGAGCGTCCGCACGTCGTGCAAGCGACAGGGCTGGGCGCCGCCTACCTCGCAGGCCTCGCCGTCGGCGTGTGGAAGAACGTCGATGAGTTGCGCAACCGTTGGCGCTCGGGTGGCCGTTTCGAACCAAGCCTGAGCACCGACGAACGCGAAGGTAGATTCCAGGCGTGGAAGAAGGCGATCGCCGCCGCGCGCCTCACAATGTGAGCGGCTCACCCCAGCGATCGAGATACGTCACTTCGGCGGCTGCGCGTCGCACGACCGGACCGAACTTGTCGCGCGCGTACCCGAGCGGAATCATCACCGTCGTTACCACGTGATCGGGAATCGCGAGGAGCTCCCGCACCTCGGCATCGGCGAAACGCAAGATCGTGGTCAGACAGCCACCGATGCCGTGGGCGCGCGCTGCCAGGAGCAGGTTCTGCACCGCGGGCAAGATCGACGCGTAGAGCGTGGTCGGGTCGCGCGTCTCGCCGCGCTCGTCGAAGATCATCGGATAGCGGTGTTTGTCCACGCACGGAAAGAGCAGCACCGGCGCCTCATCGAGATGCTCAGCGAGATGGCGTGCCCCGCGCATCATGCGCTGCTGTTGCGGATTCAGGGCGCGGTACACCTTCTCCGCCAGCGCGAAGCGCGCGAGATAGAGATCGCGCAGCGAGCGCTTGAGCCCAGCATCGCACACGACGAGGAAACCCCACGGCTGGCTATTGCTACCGCTCGAGGCCCACGTGGCAGCGGTGATGATCTCCGTCAGCACGTCAGCGGGAATCGGGCGCGACTCGAACCGTCGGATCGTCCGCATCGTTCGCATCGCTTCAAACAGGTCGATGGCCATGATGATTCTTTCTCCTCAGGACCTTGTCCCCTCTTATCGAGGCACGTCCTTCGAGACGCCGCCACAAAGACGGCGGCTCCTCAGGACGAACGGTTCTGTTGTTGTCTTCAAAGAACATTTCCGCTCGCCCTGAGGAGGCCCCATCTTTTTCGGGGCCGTCTCGAAGGGCCGTCCCCCCTGTTTGTCGACACTCTCTCTCGGCTACCGATGGTGATAGGCGCTCACGCAACATCACCAACGCGGCTGCGCTACGGCGCCGTGGTGAGCGCCGTCACCAGCCGCGAGAGAAATTCCTGGCCCTCGTAGAATTGTTTCACTCCGACGCGTTCGTCTTTGCCGTGCGCGCGCACGTCGTCCATATCGACGAAGATGCCCGACACACCGTAGGCGTTGATGCCGGCGCTGCGAAAGTAGCGCGAGTCACTCGCGCCGGTGCTCATCGTCGGGATCACCGGCACTCCCGGCCACATCGACTCGGTGATGCGCTCGACGACCGCGATCAACGCCGGGTCGACCGGGGAAGCCGGGCCAGCGCTGGCAGGCTCCGTTTCCGTGATGCCGATCTGATCGTCGGCCAGCACGCCAATCAACGTCTGCCGAACCTCATCCATGCTGTGACCGGGAAGCACCCGGCAGTTGATGTTGGCGCGCGCCGTCTGCGGCAGCGCGTTGTCGGCATGGCCACCTTCGAGCCGCGTCGCGACGCAGGTCGTGCGCATGAGGGCATTGTAGGAGGGCGTCTCCGAGAGGCGCGCGATTGCTTGGGTGTCGGGAGGATCTTGAAGGAGCGCGAGCATGTCGGTAGTCGTCTGCCCCGACTCGGTCTTTGCGCTGCGCTCGAAGTAAGCGCGCGTGACGTCGTTGAGTTCGACCGGAAACTCGAACTTCTCCAATCGCCCCAACCCGGCGGCCAGCCGGTAAATCGCGTTGTCCTTCGTCGGCAGGGAACTATGGCCACCTTTGTTCTTCACCTCGAGCAGGAAGTTGGTGTAGGTTTTCTCACTCGCTTGTACGCCGTTGAGCAGATACGTGCCGCTGCGCATACGGCCACCGCCGCCTTCGTTGAGCACCATCTCGGCATCGACGAGGTCGCGATGGTTCTTGAGCAACCAATCGACGCCGTTGTCGGGGCCGCCCTCTTCATCCGCGGTGAGCACCAAGATGACATCGCGATCCGGCTTTCCGCCCGCCTGCTTCATCCGCAGCATGATTTCGACGAAGATCGCCGCCATGGCCTTATCGTCGAGCGAGCCGCGAGCGTAGAAGAACCCATCCTGTTCGAGCAGCTTGAACGGATCGACACTCCAATCGCTGCGCTTGGCTTCCACGACATCAAGGTGCGCGAGCAGCAACAACGGCCGCTTGGCGTCGCTGCCGTGCAGTCGCGCGACGAGGTTGCCGCGATTCGGTTTCGGCCCGAGGATCTGCACATCCTTCGCCGCGAATCCCGCCGCCCGCAGCCGTTTCGCCACCGTCTTCGCAGCAGTGGTCGTGCTGCCGGTCGAATGCGTCGTGTCGATCTCGATCAACTCCTGGTAGATGTCGCGTACGCGCTTCTGCTGTGGCGACAGCGGGAGTTCACTCGCGTAGGCTGAGAGCGAGAAAACGGTGAATAGGGCGACGGCAATCGGTGTTGTGCGCATGGCCGCGGACTGTATCAAAGGTGGTGCGCAGCTTACCAGGTGGTGCGCAGCTTACCAGCCTTGATGCGTCAGAAGATGACCTGGCCGCAGACGCGGAAACGCCGAGAGGAGGAATGAGCGAGAAATCGCGAGGAGATCTCCAAGCTTCATTGTCGATGAACACCGTGATGCGCCGACGTCCATCACTTGAAGTCCTGAAGCCAGACGAGCTGGTTGTGAATCTCAGCTTCCGACTTCCGGCCCAGGCAGCGCAACGTCCGCCGAAGCAACTCACGTAAGGGCACGTGATCGCAGACCAGGATGCCGTAGTGAGTCCCTCCCTTCGCACGGTACGCGCGGTCGATGACCACGAAGTCGCGGATGTTGTGCGTGAGAAACGCGCGCCGCTGCTTGACGGCGAAGGCGAGTTGCTCTGGATCGCTCAGTCCGCCTCGCTTCAGTTCGACGACATGCTGCGCATCGAAGTCCCGCCGCCGCAGCGTTTCCGAGAGCAACAGATGAACATCTTCGTCGATGAGCAGGCGGATCGCCGCCATCAGCGGCCCAACTGGGCACGCACGGCATCCTCCGTATTCGCCGCCAGATCCCGATCGATGTCGCTCTGGTTGTCGTAGTAGTAAGACAGCGCGTCATACACTTGCGCAAGGCTGAGATGGTGGAACTCCGCGATCAGCTCCTCGGGTGTCATGCCCTGGCGCAAGACGTAGTGCACGACGGAACGAACCGGAAATTTTGTTCCGGCGATCACCGGACTTCCTCCGCAACAATCCTTCCGGCTCGTAATGTGGGGGTGCTGTACTTTGAGCGCAGATCTGGGCATCGGCATCATTTCCTCGAATCCGTCTTCCTGTTCCGCCGCTTCCGATTCCGGCCAGAGGGAGCCTACGGCCGCCGCATCGCCGCAGTCAAGCACCGGTTTAGTTAGGACCGGTTGATCCAGTTCTTCATCGCAACTAGGAATGGTACCCGAGGAGGACAACAGCGATGCCCGAGTTGCTTAAGATCACCAGCGGACTGCAATTTCCTGAAGGGCCGATTGCAATGCCCGATGGCAGCGTGCTGCTGGTCGAGATCAGACGCGGCACTTTGTCGCGGGTGACGCCGGACGGGAAGATCACCGTCATCGCCAACTGCGGCGGCGGACCAAACGGTGCGGCGATCGGACCCGACGGTAAGGTCTACATCTGCAACAACGGCGGCTTCGAATGGCACGACATCGGTGGCCTGACGTTTCCCGGCAATCAGCCATCCGACTACGGCGGCGGCCGCATCCAGCGGGTCGATCTCGCGACCGGCACGGTCGAGGATGTCTACACCGAGTGCGACGGTCATCCGTTGTGCGGGCCGAATGACATCGTCTTCGATGCCGCGGGTGGATTCTGGTTCACCGATCACGGCAAATTGCGCGAACGTGATCGCGATCGCACGGGGATCTTTTACGCGACGCCCGATGGCTCGCTGATTCGCGAAATGATCTTCCCGCTCGATGCGCCCAACGGCATCGGCTTGTCTCCCGACGGCTCGCGCTTATACGCCGCCGAGACCCACACCGGCCGCGTCTGGGTATGGGACCTCGCGGCGCCGGGACAAATTGCCGGCGGGATGTCGTTCGGTCCCGGTGGCGGCTCGCTGCTTGCCGGTTTGCCCGGATTTCAACTATTCGATTCGCTCGCCGTCGACAGCGCCGGCAACGTGTGCGTGGCGACATTGGTGAACGGCGGCATCACGGTGATCTCACCCGACGGCAGCGCGATCGAGCACATCGCCACCGGCGATCCATTGACCACCAACATTTGCTTCGGCGGGTCCGATTTACGCACCGCCTACATCACGCTGTCGAGCAGCGGACGGCTGGTGTCGATGCAATGGCCGCGGCCGGGGCTGAAGTTGAATTGGTGAGCCGTGAAATCGTGATTCGTGAATCGTGAATCGTCGGACTCCAAGAGGTGTGTCCCGCACAATCACGACTCACGACTCACGCTTCACGAGTCACGATCTCACGACCTCCACGCCTCGTCGTCAGCCTTCGATCTCGGCCGCGAGCGCCGCGACCGGTGCGGGCACGTGCTCGACGCCGGCTTCGGCGAGGCGGCGGCGGATGCGTTCGAGCACCTCGCGCGCCTGCGCCTTCTTGCCCTGATGGGCGAGCAGCCGGCCCTCGCACAGATCGATCAGGCCATGCATGCCGCGCAGGTTCCTCTCGTTCGCCTCGGCGCGCAGTCGTTCGATCAGCCGGCGCGCCTTGCGCGCGGCGAAGAGTGCCTGTGTGAAGACGAACCACGGGTTGCGGATGAGGGCTCCCAACGGTGGCGTGATGTCCCGGCGCGCGGCGTAGACGTAGACGACCAGGACGAAGGTCTCGGTGGTATGCACCGCCGGCTCCCAACCATGCTCACCGAAGCTCCGAATCGAGTCGAACACGCCACGCATGCCGCTCGACAAATGACCAGATAAGAGATCGACGGACGCCCGGACGGTCTTTGCCGCTTGACCAAACCAGTAGTTCTCGTTCTCCTGCAGATACGGGAGCACATCGTCGATCAAGCGGCCTGCTTCCTCGAAGTGCAGATCGGTTACCAACGCGAGCGCCCGAAACACCGCGTTGAAGGTACGGTACGTCGGATCCTTCGCCGCGTCCATCCCCATCTGGGCGACCGCGGCGGCGCGCTCGAAGTCGAGGTTCAAGAGCCAGTAGAAGGACAGCTCGCACTGCCCGACCGACTCGGCGCGGCTGTTCCCGCTGGCACGACCGAAATCGACGAGTTCCTCCGCGATGCCCCGCGCCCGGCACATCTGCCCCGAGTGGTTGAGTGCGAACGTGAGCCCGGCGTGGCCGTTGAAGTGAGGGTACGGGGCGTTGCGTTTCTCTTCTTCGCTCTGATCGAGCGACTCCGCGGAGCGAATGACATCACCGACCCGCCCGAGAAAGAGTAGCGTGTGCGTGTGCCAGGCCACCGCGTGTGCGACCGCGTCCCGGGCACCCGCGGATCGACCCACTTCGAGCGCGCGCTCGATGCTCTTGAGCGCGCCGCGTAGATCGCCGTGGAAGGTTTGGACGTTGCCCAACCAACCCAAATACAGGGAGAGCACCGCCGGATCGCCGCAGCGCTCGGCGTCCTCAACATGCTTCTCCACCAGCCGCAGCCATTCGCGGATCGTGCCGAGGTAGTAGTGTACCTGCGACCACGCGACGATCAGCTCCGCGAGCACGCGGCTCTCCTCCGGACTGCGTTCGCGCTCCGCAATGAGCGCGTAGGCCTCGCGGAAGTGGCTCGTAGCCTCGGCGAGCGCATAGCGAGCGATGCACTTCCGGCCCGCCTCGCCCAAGTAGTAGATCGCCTTGTCGGTGACACCGCCGCGCAAGAAATGGTACGCCAGGGTCTCCAAGAACTCCGGGATGCGTTCGGCGAGCACGCCCTCCATGGCATAGGCTACGCGCTCGTGCAGCTTCTGCCGTTCGGACTTGAGCAGGCCGTCGTAGGAAACCTCCTGCGTCAGCGCGTGCTTGAAGATGTATTCGAGATTTGGCTCAGGACTGTGCGCGCGAATCAGATCGACGGCCTCAAGGTGCTCGAGGCTGGGAGCGAGCTGGTCGGCCTGCTGCGTGACCTGGGCGACGACGGAGTAGAGGAACTCGCGACCGACGACGGCGGCTTCGCGCAGCACGCGCTTGCGCGGCTCGTCGAGACGGTCGATGCGGGCAGCGATGACACCGCGCACAGTCGCCGGCACGGCCGCTTCCGCGAGCGGACGGGCCAGTGTCCAGTCACCATTGGCGCGCGTCAGCACGTGCGTCTCGATCAGCGAGTTGACGACCTCCTCGACATAGAATGGGTTGCCATCGGAGCGCTCGCCAATGAAGGTCCGCAACGCCGCGGGCGGCTCCGCCTTGAGCAGCGAAGCCAGCAGCTCGCCAGTCTGTCGCGATGACAGCTCGCGCAGCTCGAGCACCTGCGTGCCGGCGCCCGGCGTGTAGCCTGGGCGGTAGTTGCCGACGAGTAGCACGGGAATGCGCAGGTCTTCGGTCAACCCGCGCAGGAGGATCACGGTGGAAGCGTCGGCCCAATGTAGATCCTGCAGGCAGACCACCGTGGGCGCTCGCTGGGCCAGCGCGGCCAGCAGCCGCCGGACGGCATGGAGCAGTCGCTCCTGGAAGACCTCCCGGTCGATCACGAAACCGTCCGCTTGCTCCTGCTGAAACAGGTGCAGGATCAGGGGCAGGACTTCGCCGGTAGCGTCAACGAGACCCACGACACCGACCTCAAGCTTGGTGCGAACCTGCGCGGGGCGGTCGGTCTCCTCGATCGCCCAACTACGGCTCAGCAAATCGATGATCGGCGCGTAGGGAATGTTCTGCGCGTAGGGATAGGCGCGGCCCTCCAGCCACTGCACGTCGTCGCCGACCTTCGCGCGGAACTCCTCGACGAGTCGTGTCTTGCCCGTGCCCGCATCGCCGCGTATCCCGAACGCGGACGGCCTCCCGTCGCGCATTTGCTCGGCGGCGCCCAGCAGCGCACCGAGCTCGGTCTGGCGACCGACGAAGGCCCCGCGGAAGTGGCTCGCTTGGGTGGCGCGCGATGCGGTGCCGAGCACGCGCGCCACGACGACGGGTTCCGCCTTGCCCTTGAACTCACGCGCGCCGAGCTCCTCCAGCTCGCAGGCGCGCGCGACCAGGCGCCGCGTCTCGGGACCGACCCAGATCTCGCCACTCGGCGCGGCGTTCATGAGTCGTGAGGCGAGGTTGATCGTGTCGCCGAGCGGCCCGGCCGTGCCTTGACCAAATTGAAGCTCACCCGTCAGGACCAGGCCCGTGTTGATGCCGCTGTGCAGCGCGATCGCTGTTCCGGAGCGTGCTTCCACTGCTGGCGACATCGCGCGCACGACCTCGTGCAGCTCGAGCGCCGCGCGCACGGCACGCACGGGGTCGTCCTCGTGCGCGACCGGCACGCCGAAGAGCGCCATGACGGCATCGCCGATGAACTTGTCGATGTGGCCGTCGTAGCGGCCGATGATCTCGGCGGCCTGACTGAAGATACCCGCCATGATCTCGCGGATCTCCTCGGGATCGAGGCGCTCCGACAGTGCCGTGTAGCCGCTCAGGTCGGAGAACAGGACGGTGACCTGCTTGCGTTCGGCGTCGGCTGCCGCACGCGCCGCCGGTGTCGCCCCGGGTGTCGCACCGAGATTGGCGCCGCACCGGCTGCAGAAGCGCGCCTCGACGCCGTTGTCGGCTCCGCACGCCTCACAGTGTCCGCTTTCTCCGAGTTGCACGTGGGCACTTTAGGACAACACGCGAGTCAAAGGCCAACGACCGATCCCGCACGATCGCCAAGGTGCGGCGCACTGACGTGCTCGTGTTCGTCACTCGTGCTCGTAAACGACGAACACGAGTCACGAGCACGAGTCACGATCTCACGTCCTCCACGGCTCCACCAGAATCTTGGCGTGGGTGTCGGGTTTGGCCAGCGTGTCAAATGCGCCCGGGACGCCGTCGACACCGACGCGGCCGGTGATCATCGGCGCCACGTCGATGCGGCCATCGGCGATCGCTTGCAGCGTCTGCGCGAATTCCTCCGGCGTGTAGCCGAGCACGAATTGCAGATTGAGTTCCTTGTTGATGCCGAGCATCGGCTTGATGAGGTCATCCTCCATACATACGCCGGCAACGACGATGCGCGCACCGAGTGGTGCTTCGCGCATCACCTGATGCAACAGACCCGGGATGCCGACGCACTCGAAGATGACCGCGGGGCGCATGTTCGCCGCTTCGTTGAAAGCATCGATGGCGCGCCGCTCGGCGGGGTTGACGACCACGTGCGCACCCATGCGCTCGGCCAGCGCGCGGCGCAGGGGCGAGAAGTCCGCCGCGACGATCGGTTCGACCCCTCGCAGCTTGAGCGCCGCGATCACCGCCAACCCCACCGGGCCGCAGCCGATCACCAACGGCGCATCATGGCTCTCCATGCGCGCCTTGTTCACCGCGTGGACTCCGACCGCCATCGGTTCGGTGAGCGCCGCGTGCTCGGTCGCCAGGCCGTTGGGCACGGCCAGCACCATCGCCGACGACAACGTCATCAACTCTCCGTAACCGCCCGGCGCTTCGTTCGAGTAGCCGACGCCTTCCATGCGGCCGCCGCGGAACAGGATCGGCATCGACACCACACGATCGCCCGCGCGCACCGCGCCGCCGGTGTTGGGTCCGTAGTCGACCACCTCGGCGCAGAACTCGTGCCCCATGACGATGTCGCGCGTGATGTCGAGCACGAATAGCGCGCCGGTCTCGCGGGCGATCTCGACCATCTTGTCGGCGTGCTTGAGCGCATGCAGGTCGGAGCCGCAGATACCGCAGGCCAGTGTCTTGACCAGCACCTCTCCTTCCTGCGGTTCCGGATCTGGAACGTGGTCCACCACCAGCTTCGAATTGCGCATCACCGCGGCACGCATCGGCGAGTCTCCTTTCGATCGGCAACCCTACTCGTCGCTTGTGCCACAACTCGATCCGCTCTGCGAGCTGGCGAGCACCGGCACTCTTTCCCATAGGTGTCGCAATGCAGTATGAGAGGGCATAGGGCAGCCACGCATGAGGGTCTTGGTCGTAGAGGACGATGCGGCGACGCGGGCGGTGATCGAGAAAATCCTGCGCGCGCGCGGCCATGAGGTCACGGCGTTCGCCGACGCCGAGAGCGCATGGGCCGTCTATCAGGGCGACACCTATCCGCTCGTCCTGATGGACTGGCTGTT
Coding sequences:
- a CDS encoding M20/M25/M40 family metallo-hydrolase, coding for MRTTPIAVALFTVFSLSAYASELPLSPQQKRVRDIYQELIEIDTTHSTGSTTTAAKTVAKRLRAAGFAAKDVQILGPKPNRGNLVARLHGSDAKRPLLLLAHLDVVEAKRSDWSVDPFKLLEQDGFFYARGSLDDKAMAAIFVEIMLRMKQAGGKPDRDVILVLTADEEGGPDNGVDWLLKNHRDLVDAEMVLNEGGGGRMRSGTYLLNGVQASEKTYTNFLLEVKNKGGHSSLPTKDNAIYRLAAGLGRLEKFEFPVELNDVTRAYFERSAKTESGQTTTDMLALLQDPPDTQAIARLSETPSYNALMRTTCVATRLEGGHADNALPQTARANINCRVLPGHSMDEVRQTLIGVLADDQIGITETEPASAGPASPVDPALIAVVERITESMWPGVPVIPTMSTGASDSRYFRSAGINAYGVSGIFVDMDDVRAHGKDERVGVKQFYEGQEFLSRLVTALTTAP
- a CDS encoding zinc-binding dehydrogenase, whose amino-acid sequence is MRAAVMRNSKLVVDHVPDPEPQEGEVLVKTLACGICGSDLHALKHADKMVEIARETGALFVLDITRDIVMGHEFCAEVVDYGPNTGGAVRAGDRVVSMPILFRGGRMEGVGYSNEAPGGYGELMTLSSAMVLAVPNGLATEHAALTEPMAVGVHAVNKARMESHDAPLVIGCGPVGLAVIAALKLRGVEPIVAADFSPLRRALAERMGAHVVVNPAERRAIDAFNEAANMRPAVIFECVGIPGLLHQVMREAPLGARIVVAGVCMEDDLIKPMLGINKELNLQFVLGYTPEEFAQTLQAIADGRIDVAPMITGRVGVDGVPGAFDTLAKPDTHAKILVEPWRT
- a CDS encoding DUF5615 family PIN-like protein: MAAIRLLIDEDVHLLLSETLRRRDFDAQHVVELKRGGLSDPEQLAFAVKQRRAFLTHNIRDFVVIDRAYRAKGGTHYGILVCDHVPLRELLRRTLRCLGRKSEAEIHNQLVWLQDFK
- a CDS encoding nitroreductase family protein, whose product is MAIDLFEAMRTMRTIRRFESRPIPADVLTEIITAATWASSGSNSQPWGFLVVCDAGLKRSLRDLYLARFALAEKVYRALNPQQQRMMRGARHLAEHLDEAPVLLFPCVDKHRYPMIFDERGETRDPTTLYASILPAVQNLLLAARAHGIGGCLTTILRFADAEVRELLAIPDHVVTTVMIPLGYARDKFGPVVRRAAAEVTYLDRWGEPLTL
- a CDS encoding SMP-30/gluconolactonase/LRE family protein; its protein translation is MPELLKITSGLQFPEGPIAMPDGSVLLVEIRRGTLSRVTPDGKITVIANCGGGPNGAAIGPDGKVYICNNGGFEWHDIGGLTFPGNQPSDYGGGRIQRVDLATGTVEDVYTECDGHPLCGPNDIVFDAAGGFWFTDHGKLRERDRDRTGIFYATPDGSLIREMIFPLDAPNGIGLSPDGSRLYAAETHTGRVWVWDLAAPGQIAGGMSFGPGGGSLLAGLPGFQLFDSLAVDSAGNVCVATLVNGGITVISPDGSAIEHIATGDPLTTNICFGGSDLRTAYITLSSSGRLVSMQWPRPGLKLNW
- the glpK gene encoding glycerol kinase GlpK, translated to MNATVLAIDAGTTGVRALLFNDQSELLGSAYREVLPSYPQPGLVEHDPEQIWRAVETVVADALNRAGSAAVAALAAVGVANQRATTVVWERGSGRPVSPAIVWQDGRTAARVNELLDHGIYTNTMASATKLEWILQHTPDGFTWADDGELCFGTIDTWLVWKLSGGRAHVTDHSNASCTGLYDFALGGWDASVLSALQIPARMLPRIGYSSEEFARTKGTLLPAAVAIAGIAGDQQAAMFGELNTEPGSVKITYGTSAMADIHVGDFPVLSQRGAYPLVLASRAAGQRPYCLEGTAITAGAAVQWLRDGLGIIADLADSGPLAASVPDCAGVWAVPAFQGLGTPYMDPNARAVIGGLSRGSTRAHIVRAVLEGIAFRSREVLETLLEDAATPMPDVLRVDGGAAANDFLLQALANTLGIAVERPHVVQATGLGAAYLAGLAVGVWKNVDELRNRWRSGGRFEPSLSTDEREGRFQAWKKAIAAARLTM
- a CDS encoding DUF433 domain-containing protein, which produces MPRSALKVQHPHITSRKDCCGGSPVIAGTKFPVRSVVHYVLRQGMTPEELIAEFHHLSLAQVYDALSYYYDNQSDIDRDLAANTEDAVRAQLGR
- a CDS encoding AAA family ATPase, coding for MQLGESGHCEACGADNGVEARFCSRCGANLGATPGATPAARAAADAERKQVTVLFSDLSGYTALSERLDPEEIREIMAGIFSQAAEIIGRYDGHIDKFIGDAVMALFGVPVAHEDDPVRAVRAALELHEVVRAMSPAVEARSGTAIALHSGINTGLVLTGELQFGQGTAGPLGDTINLASRLMNAAPSGEIWVGPETRRLVARACELEELGAREFKGKAEPVVVARVLGTASRATQASHFRGAFVGRQTELGALLGAAEQMRDGRPSAFGIRGDAGTGKTRLVEEFRAKVGDDVQWLEGRAYPYAQNIPYAPIIDLLSRSWAIEETDRPAQVRTKLEVGVVGLVDATGEVLPLILHLFQQEQADGFVIDREVFQERLLHAVRRLLAALAQRAPTVVCLQDLHWADASTVILLRGLTEDLRIPVLLVGNYRPGYTPGAGTQVLELRELSSRQTGELLASLLKAEPPAALRTFIGERSDGNPFYVEEVVNSLIETHVLTRANGDWTLARPLAEAAVPATVRGVIAARIDRLDEPRKRVLREAAVVGREFLYSVVAQVTQQADQLAPSLEHLEAVDLIRAHSPEPNLEYIFKHALTQEVSYDGLLKSERQKLHERVAYAMEGVLAERIPEFLETLAYHFLRGGVTDKAIYYLGEAGRKCIARYALAEATSHFREAYALIAERERSPEESRVLAELIVAWSQVHYYLGTIREWLRLVEKHVEDAERCGDPAVLSLYLGWLGNVQTFHGDLRGALKSIERALEVGRSAGARDAVAHAVAWHTHTLLFLGRVGDVIRSAESLDQSEEEKRNAPYPHFNGHAGLTFALNHSGQMCRARGIAEELVDFGRASGNSRAESVGQCELSFYWLLNLDFERAAAVAQMGMDAAKDPTYRTFNAVFRALALVTDLHFEEAGRLIDDVLPYLQENENYWFGQAAKTVRASVDLLSGHLSSGMRGVFDSIRSFGEHGWEPAVHTTETFVLVVYVYAARRDITPPLGALIRNPWFVFTQALFAARKARRLIERLRAEANERNLRGMHGLIDLCEGRLLAHQGKKAQAREVLERIRRRLAEAGVEHVPAPVAALAAEIEG